One genomic region from Anopheles bellator chromosome 2, idAnoBellAS_SP24_06.2, whole genome shotgun sequence encodes:
- the LOC131209513 gene encoding thioredoxin-related transmembrane protein 1: MMTLFRRILLTVVAAHLASQGSNSEVIELDESNWDRMLTEEWLVEFYAPWCPACKSLAPVWDDLSTWSDDLNIKTGKVDVTSSPGLSGRFFVTALPTIFHVINGEFRQYKGPRDLNAFMTFVEEKKWETLEQVSAWRNPDSLQMSLVSQFFKLSHFLKELNTMLLKEYGLPVWGSYALFGIGTVLLGAIFGLILVCIIDCLFPPKSGQRQSFSEHKQKVRAEKVPEELRGDELVDDVADADDVEKEEGEEREEEKDTSEGEKFSASEDSDDENEPPKAKETVAPVAVEEEKKEKATTSPDVRKRKPRKAD; encoded by the exons ATGATGACGCTGTTCCGGCGCATTCTTTTGACCGTAGTTGCGGCGCACCTGGCCAGCCAGGGATCGAATTCTGAGGTTATCGAACTAGACGAATCCAATTGGGACCGTATGCTCACCGAAGAATGGCTGGTAGAATT CTATGCCCCGTGGTGTCCGGCGTGCAAAAGCCTTGCCCCGGTCTGGGACGATCTTTCGACCTGGTCTGACGATTTGAACATTAAAACGGGCAAGGTGGACGTGACGTCTTCGCCAGGCCTCAGTGGCCGGTTTTTCGTAACGGCACTGCCCACCATTTTCCACGTAATCAACGGTGAGTTCCGTCAGTACAAGGGACCGCGTGATCTGAACGCGTTCATGACGTTCGTCGAGGAAAAGAAGTGGGAAACGCTCGAGCAGGTGTCCGCATGGCGCAATCCGGACTCGCTCCAGATGTCCCTCGTGTCGCAGTTTTTCAAGCTTTCACACTTCCTGAAA GAACTTAACACGATGCTGCTGAAGGAGTATGGTCTGCCGGTGTGGGGATCGTACGCACTGTTCGGTATCGGAACCGTGCTGTTGGGCGCCATCTTCGGACTGATTCTAGTTTGCATCATCGACTGTCTGTTCCCTCCGAAGTCGGGCCAGCGGCAGAGCTTCTCCGAGCACAAACAGAAGGTCCGCGCCGAGAAGGTGCCAGAAGAACTGCGCGGTGACGAGCTGGTTGACGATGtcgcggacgcggacgatgTTGAAAAGGAGGAGGGTGAAGagcgcgaagaagaaaaggacACCTCAGAGGGAGAAAAGTTCTCTGCCAGTGAGGATTCGGATGATGAAAACGAGCctccgaaagcgaaagagaccGTGGCCCCGGTAGccgtagaagaagaaaagaaggaaaaggccACCACTAGCCCGGACGTGCGGAAACGTAAACCGCGGAAAGCCGATTAA